Within Dysgonomonas sp. HDW5A, the genomic segment CCGGTTCATATACCGGTCCGACAGTGGGAGGACAAGGTTTGCAAATTCTTACCGAAGGATATGCTCCTAATATGTTTTATGTATATAAACAAATATACGATGAGAGTGGAAAACCTTTGGAAGGCATGTTCGCCGATTTGAATGGCGACGGTGTGATCAACGAAAAAGACTTGTATCGCTATCATTCGCCTATGCCCGATTATTTATTGGGATTCAACTCTCAGTTCAGATATCAAAAATGGTCTTTAGGATTTGTGCTTAGAGCCAGTATTGGTAACTATGTGTATAATAATATGGCGGCAAGTTTGGGTGCATGGGAAACAATGCAGTATGTAACATCTGCTATAAACAACCTGTCTACAGATTTTTTGAATACAGGATTTCAAACCCGTCAATATCGCTCCGATTATTATGTGCAAAACGCTTCGTTCCTGAAAATGGATAATATATCGTTGGGATATAATGTGGGTAAAGTATTCAGAGGGCCGAATATGAGAGTAGGAGCATTGATTCAAAATGTATTTACGATAACAAAATACAAAGGAGTCGATCCCGAAATATTAAATGGATTTGACAGTCAGTTCTATCCACGACCAAGAATATTCTCATTGAGTGTTAATCTTGATTTCTAAGGTCTCAGACCTTTTTATGACTTTGGTAAGTGAAACGACCGGAGCCTGTTATGAATTAAAAGTATATCATTAAATACTTTCTAATACTTAATCAATCAAAAGCTGAAGAAATGAAAAAGATAAAATTATTATATATAAGTATGATGGTGATGACACTAGGTTTGTTCTCATCATGCCTCGACGATCTGAATCAGATTCCCCGAATAGAGGAAACATCCGAAACGGTTTATAGTACACCCGAAGGAATCAGACAGGTACTAGCCAAGCTATATGCTTCGCTAGCTATTGCAGGACAGGAAAAAGGAGATGCCAATACTGACCTCGGAGGACAAACCTACAGGGGGTATATGCGTATTTATTTCAATTTGCAGGAATTGCCTACCGACGAAGCTATTTATACATGGGGTGGGGGCGATGCTCTGAATAATGTGCAATTTATGTCGTGGAACTCTTCTGACGAATGGACAGGGGCTATGTATTACCGTATTTATTATACAGTAGCATTGTGTAACGAATTTCTGCGTAATGCTACCGACAGTAGGATTTCGGGATTTTCAGAAGCCGATAAAGAAGAGATCCGAAAATATCGTGCCGAAGCCCGATTCCTGAGATCATTGGTTTATTACCATGCTTTGGATTTTTACGGTAATGTTCCATTTGTAACAGAAGCCGATCCTGTAGGAGCGTTTTTTCCTCCACGTAAAACAAGAGCAGAACTGTTTGATTATATTGAGTCTGAATTGAAAGATATCGAAACTCAATTACCCGAACCTCTGCAAAATGAATTTGGTAGAGTAAGCCGCGCAGCCGCATGGTCGTTATTGGCAAAACTATATCTCAATGCAAAAGTGTATATAGGTACGGATAAAAATACCGAATGCATAACCTATGCCTCTAAAGTTATTGCCGGAGGATATAGCTTGGAGCCTATTTATGCTAACCTCTTTAAAGCAGATAACAATCTGAGAACAAATGAAATTATATATCCGATACAAGCAGACGGGCAAAAAATAACTACTTGGGGATCGACCACCTATATGGTTTCGGGACCTATCGTAGGAGCTATGGTTGCTTCTGATTATGGAGTACAATCGGGTTGGGGAAGTATTCGTACCCGTAAAGAATTTGTGGGCTTGTTTAATGATGTAACGGGAAAGACCGATAAACGGGGTGCATTCTTTACAGAAGGACAAACGTTGGACATTGATGATCCGACTATTCAAACACAAGGATATTCTATTGTGAAGTTTGTCAATAAAACATCGACAGGACAAAACGGCTCGAACTTTGCCGAAGGATTGGTGGATACGGATTTTCCGATGATTCGTCTGGCAGATGTATACTTGATGTATGCTGAGGCTGTAGTAAGAGGCGGAACAGGCGGAAGTAAAGCTCAGGCTCTAGATTATATCAACCTGATACGAAAAAGAGCTTATGGAAACGATTCGGGAAATATAACCTCTGATGATCTGACTCTTAATTTTATTCTGGCAGAAAGAGGTCGTGAATTGTTTTGGGAATGTACACGTAGAACCGACCTTATACGTTTTGGGAAGTTCACAGGTTCTTCTTACATCTGGCAATGGAAAGGTGGAGTACGGGATGGAAAAGCTACTGATAATAAGTACAATCTATTCCCTCTGCCTGTAGCAGATTTAGCCGCAAATCCTAATCTGATACAAAACGAAGGTTATTAAGTAAGTCTGAACCTCAAAATTTTAAAACGAAACATTATGAAATCTTTAAATTTATATATATTCTTATTGCTGGCTACTTTATTGGGTATGTCCTGCGAGAATGACGGAGATAGGGTTGTACTTTCGGGCTTTCAGGAAGCCGAATTGAAAGCAACTGCAACTAATGTTGTATTATCGAATGAAAACAGTGGAAAATTAGTCTTTTCATTGATGTGGGACGCAGGGCAATTGCAAAATACTTATTCCGAAAGATATGGTATTTCGGCAACAGCATTGACAACTACACTTCAGTTTTCAACTCAGAATACATTTAGCGAAGTGAAAGAAGTGGTCGAAACATCCAGTTCTAAATCATACACAGGTAAGGCTCTAAACTCTTTGGCGTTGAGTCTGGGTTTGGAAACAGGTAAAGCAGCTACTATCTTTATACGGCTAAAATCTTCTATTGCAGCTAATATACAACCGTTATTCAGTAATGTGATTGAATTGACAGTTACTCCTTATGAGGAAATCGCATTTTTATACATGCCGGGAGATTTGAGTGGTGGATGGGACAAATATACAACTAAAGTATGTTCTCGTG encodes:
- a CDS encoding RagB/SusD family nutrient uptake outer membrane protein, which produces MKKIKLLYISMMVMTLGLFSSCLDDLNQIPRIEETSETVYSTPEGIRQVLAKLYASLAIAGQEKGDANTDLGGQTYRGYMRIYFNLQELPTDEAIYTWGGGDALNNVQFMSWNSSDEWTGAMYYRIYYTVALCNEFLRNATDSRISGFSEADKEEIRKYRAEARFLRSLVYYHALDFYGNVPFVTEADPVGAFFPPRKTRAELFDYIESELKDIETQLPEPLQNEFGRVSRAAAWSLLAKLYLNAKVYIGTDKNTECITYASKVIAGGYSLEPIYANLFKADNNLRTNEIIYPIQADGQKITTWGSTTYMVSGPIVGAMVASDYGVQSGWGSIRTRKEFVGLFNDVTGKTDKRGAFFTEGQTLDIDDPTIQTQGYSIVKFVNKTSTGQNGSNFAEGLVDTDFPMIRLADVYLMYAEAVVRGGTGGSKAQALDYINLIRKRAYGNDSGNITSDDLTLNFILAERGRELFWECTRRTDLIRFGKFTGSSYIWQWKGGVRDGKATDNKYNLFPLPVADLAANPNLIQNEGY
- a CDS encoding SusE domain-containing protein, which gives rise to MKSLNLYIFLLLATLLGMSCENDGDRVVLSGFQEAELKATATNVVLSNENSGKLVFSLMWDAGQLQNTYSERYGISATALTTTLQFSTQNTFSEVKEVVETSSSKSYTGKALNSLALSLGLETGKAATIFIRLKSSIAANIQPLFSNVIELTVTPYEEIAFLYMPGDLSGGWDKYTTKVCSRAGNGEYEGFVEAAQWNNFKFTTEMSSTSGITYGSSPTDLYALDYSKDQWNIWFEEGGYFLIKANTNTMKWSKTAITGFYVTGEFNGWNPTANAMTYDSAKKRWTITCNITTTLYGIQILANGDWAMAYGDDNKNGELTLGGANIVINEPGTYTITMDLSNPEKYTYTIK